Genomic segment of Mucilaginibacter sabulilitoris:
TTGTTTTTAGTTATAATGTCAAACAAGGCTTTGTTTGCAGCATCCTGCACTTTTTTCGGAGCTTTTGTTGATTTACCGAGCGCTGTAACCGTGTTTATTATTTTTTCCTTATCTGTTTTGGATGCATTGGGACTTGTGGCCAGTGCTGCAATTTTATTGGTAGCTGAAACTCTTTGGGCTTCTGGAGCATCAGCCTTGAAAGCCAGCGCTATATAATTATTAATGATGCTTTCGCCCTTGTTTTCACTTTTTGAACCGGACTGGCTGTTTTTATAAGCTTGCAGGATTTCGCGGGCAGTCTTTTTTTCTGATGAATCTTTGCTTGATAGTTTTGAAGAAAGGCTAATTAATGTTTGCAGTTCGGTGGCCTGTTTCTGTGCCTGGGCCTGGCTTTCTTTTTCGCGACGATCATAAACCATAGTGTAAGTTAAGCCTACAATAGCAATGAGTACACTTGAAATAAAGGAAGATATAATTCCAAATTTGTCCCAGGCATCCTTGCCCGAATTGTCTTTTTCGAGCAGTTTATCTAATTTCTTTGAAATCGCATCAATCTGACTATCCGAGGTTTGATCTGGATCAGCGCCTTTTTTATTTTCAGATTTTCCGGTATCCATTTGTGATGTCAGCTATAGCATTGTAATTACTTCGCTTTCTCATAAAAATTCTCAACGGCTTCCAGCGATTGCTTTTGATATTGAAGAGGAGAGCATCCGGCAAATTCGTTAAATGAGCGTATAAAATGTGACTGGTCGGCGTATTCGTTTTCATAGGCCAGATCGGTAAGTTTATCATGCCTGCCAAACCGCAGTTCGTTTAACGATGCCTGGAAACGCGAGATGCGTGAAAACAACTTCGGCGAAACCCCCACATATTGCTTGAATTTGCGTTCAAAGCTCCGTTCGGAGAGTTGCAGCTCTGTTTGAAGATCCTTCATGGCAATACTACCCTTTGACTGTATAATACGTGTTATGGCAAATTGCATGGCTTTATCTTCGTGGCGGTTGTTCCGCATCAGCATAAAAAACAGGTAAGATGATAACAGTTCTATCTGCTCTGGTATGGTACCGGCATCGGCTATCTGTTCGGATAGTAAAAAGCCATCGCGTTTTGCCTCCTGGTCAAGGCAGGTACAGCCATCTGTCAGTTCTTCGGCATCGTAGCCAAATATGGTTTTAATGGCGTTGGGGTAAAAGCAGATACCAATGGTACTAAAAGCTCCGCCAAAATGAATTTCGGCATGTCGTGTGGCCTGGCCGTATAAAAAAATATGTGGTAATTTTTTTCCGTATTGGTACATGGCACCCTTTTCGGGCGATTGGAATATTAAACCCGGGGCCCCCTCGGCAATTGTACGGAATGACCGGGAAGGGATTTGCGTATCTCCGCTTTCCAGTGTCCAAAAGTATTGGATATAGTCTTTTAAATAATCGGGTGGCGGTATCTGACGGTATTCCATTTGGTATCCTCCTCCATGTTTTACTTTGGCAGCCATACAAATATAAAAAATATATCATATTATGTATCAGGTAATAACATCTTGGAGTAATGCAAAAAAGCGCCTTTCTGAGATTCAGAAAGGCGCTTTTTTGTCGCGGATGTTTTAGTTACAGCGTAGCCATATCAATCACAAACCTGTATCGTACGTCGCCTTTCAACATTCGTGCGTACGAAGCGGTAATATCTTTCATATCAATCATTTCTATATCAGAAACAATGTTGTGCTCGGCGCAAAAATCAAGCATTTCCTGAGTTTCAGGAATGCCTCCTATGCCTGAGCCTGCAACGCTTTTACGACCACCTAACAATGCAAATGGGTGAATAGAATATGGTTCTGACGGAACACCAACGCAAATATGAATACCATTTGTTCTTAATAACGACAGGTACAAATTCATATCATGCTCGGCAGAAACAGTATCAAGGATAAAATCAAATGAACCTTTAACGGCTTCAACCTGTGCCGGATCTGATGTTACCACAAAATGATGTGCGCCTAATTCTTTTGCGGCTGCTTCTTTTGATGCTGAGGTGCTTAAAACAGTTACTTCGGCACCAAAGGCTACTCCAAATTTTACGCCCATGTGGCCCAGACCACCCAGACCTAAAACGGCCAGTTTGTGCCCTTTGCCCACTTTCCAGTGACGTAATGGTGAGTAAGTGGTAATACCAGCGCAAAGCAATGGCGCGGTAGCGGCCAATGGTAATTTGTCTGAAATGTGCAGTACAAACTCTTCACGAACTACTATAGTGTTTGAGTAGCCGCCATAAGTTGGTACCCCGTCCTTACCACGGCCGTTATATGTTTGCACGTTACCTTCAAGGCAGTATTGCTCCAGTCCGTCTTTGCAGTTTTCGCAAACTTGGCATGAGTCTACCATACAACCTACACCGGCAAGCTCATCAACCTTAAATTTCTTAACATGGTCGCCTACCTTTATTACTTTACCTACTATCTCGTGACCCGGAACCATTGGGAATATTCCAGGGAACCAGTCATTTTTTATTTGGTGTAAGTCTGAGTGACAAACACCACAGTATAATATTTCCAGTTGAACATCATGCGGTCCAACTTCCCTGCGTTCAAAATCCCAGGGCGCTAAGTCTGTTTCAGCTGTTTGGGCTGCGTATCCTTTGGCTTGTATCATGTTTTTATTGGTTTTTGTTTTCGTTAAACAAATTTATAACGGACAGCTTAAAGAACAGCTAAACGTTTCAAAGCAAAAATTATACTTTTCAAAGAGTTTTACGCAAAGCCATTGGTGTGAGGCCTGTGTGTTTTTTAAAAAAGTTGTTAAAGTACGATGCATAATCAAATCCGAGGCTACTGGCTATTTCCGTCACACTCCAGTCAGTATGGCTTAATAGTGATTTTGCTTCGGCCAAAACCCTGTCGTTGATATGTGCTGTGGTCGATCTGCCGGTAACCTCGCGCACGGCGGCATTTAAATGATTTACGTGCACGGCTAACCTGTCGGCATAATCGCTGGCCTTTTTTAGCGCAAGGGTATACTGCGGCGAATCAACCGGAAATTGTTTTTCCAGCAAGCCTAAAAACAGCCTGGCTATACGCGACGCTGCTTTTTGAGGGGTAAAATAAGCCACGGCAGGCTGCATCTTAATAGCCTCATGTATCAGGAGGTTAAGGTGATTGCGGATAAGCTCATATTTATACACATATTCGCTATCGAGCTCCTGCTGCATGCGTATAAAAATGCTTTTGAGATAATTGGTTTGTGCCTCATCAAGCAAATAAACAGGGTCGCCGCCGGCTTTAAACAGGTTTGATTCTTCCAGACTTTCCATGCGGTTGCCGGCTTGCAAAAACTCGTTGGTAAATACGCAAAAATACCCTGACGACTGGTCAAAGTCGCCATCCCAGGAATAAGGAACCAGCGGATTGGTAAATACCAGCGCCGGCTTATTGATCTCGATTCCCCGGTTTGCATAAAGTAACTGGCTATTGCCATTTAATATTAAAGTGATCTTATAAAAATCGCGACGATTATAGGCGCTGAGGCTGCAATTATTTGAACGTGTTTCGGCTACCCTGAACTGAACGGGCTGTGTAGTTATATTTTCTAAATAATCATTGTTGATTTCGGCTATTTTTAACCCTTCCATGCTCAAAGTTAAACATTTCAAAGAAAAAAATGCTTAGATGTACAATGCCTCCCTGTTGCTGCTGCCAAGTGTTCGCTGCAATATGTTATTGGTTTTGTAATTCCCTTACTTCTGCATAGCCACCGAGCTCATAAATGGGGCAGGAGGCAGCAATTTGAGTGGCTTGGTCAAGGTCATCAGCCTTTAACAGCAGGAATCCACCAACAATTTCTTCTCCTACCTGGTGCATACCTTTGGTTATAACAGTACCGTCACCAGTAATTAAACGCCCCTCCAATGTTAATGAGTTTCCGCCGGCCAGATTACCTGCTGAACCCCATTTGTTTAGCCATGTGGTCCAGTTTTTACGATGGACACTTATTTCTTCCTCGGTATGATCATCTAACCTTCCGTCCGGCTCCCTGAACAACACAATGTAATTTTTCATGTTTATTTTTTTTTCTACAAGAATAAAACGAAATCGATATAAATACAATGGTTTATTAAATAATTGTATATTTGTTTATGCAACCATTAGTTGAATTAATTACCTCCTGGCAAGCGTATACCGAGCAATTTCCCGACGCCAGTGTTGAAGGTTTTTGTTATAGCTATCTGTTAAATGTTAAAAAACAAAGCCAGCATACCGATTTGCAGCTTGCCGCACAGTTGGGTAAAGCCAACAGTATATTTAAAACGTATTACAAACTTGTGCTGCGCCAAATGCCGGGTATTGAGCTGGACTGGTATTATTTTTTGGATATTATAGGAACGAAGCATGAACTCAGAAAAACCGATATTGTTAGTTTTACTTTGCTATTGGAGCCTACAACGGGTATTGATATTTTAAACAGGATGCTCAAAGCAGGTTTAATTAGCGAAAGGGTAGATCCTGCTGATAAAAGGGCACGTTTAATAAAGCTTACCACTCAGGGCAATGCTCTTTTGATACGCTTAAATTTACTATTTGGTCAGATTGCTACCCTGGTACTATCATCAGTTTATGCTGATGATAAAGCCGTTATTTCCCTGGCATTATCCAAGCTTGTTCATGAGCAAACCCCAATGGTAACAGCTAAGAGCGGTAAAGGGATTGAAAGCATAGAACAGGTTATAAAACAACTGTCAGAGAAATCAAGATAGCTAAAATCGCACCGGGTAAAAATTTTATAAATGACACTGTCCTGACTTTTTATCCAAATCAGTTAAAAGATTATTTTTCAAATCGCTTGCATTACTTGTATCATACCTGTTACATTTAGGGAAATTATAAACCAAATGCAGAAACACATCCTAATTGTTTATCTACTGGTAGCCTGCAGCGTGGCAGGTATCATGATTAAATCCTTTGTTAAAAACCGGTATTTTAAAAAAGGTTAGCATTTCTTTCCCTTAGGGTTTTCATAGTTCCCTAAGGGAAGAACAAACCAAGTGATTTGTTAATTATCCCCCCCCCCCAGATTTGGTTTTAAAGCAGTTGAGTTTGTGTCAGAATTAAAATAATCGGATGCTTAATGTTGTTTAAGTATTTATAATTTAATTGCACAGGACATCCAGGCGGTCACCCATCTTAAAATTTAACATCCATTTTATATTTCTAAACCTACGTCCCGCTAAAAAATCGTATTTTTGCGCGTCTTTTCATCATGTGACAGTTGCACAAACTACTAATAAAATCCCCGGGTGTATGGAAATCATTCACAACAAATATATAGGTACAAAACAAAAAGCTCTTGCCATTAACCTCGATCCTAAAATTTACGGTTCATTTGCTGAAATAGGCGCGGGACAGGATGTGGCGGCCAATTTTTTTAAAGCAGGAGCTTCATCGGGCACTATTGCCAAAACCATGTCGGCCTATGACATGACCTTTTCTGATGCTATTTATGGTGTACAACAGGTAAAGCGTTATGTAAGCGAGCAGCGGTTAATCTCAATGCTCGACCACGAGTACGGATTAATAATAGAGCGCCTGGCGGAACAACGCGGCGACACTTCAACCTTTTTTGCATTTTCGGGAACGTTCTCGGCGCTTAATTATCACAAAACAAACGAAGGTCACGGCTGGATGGGGGTACGCTTTCAGCTGGAAC
This window contains:
- a CDS encoding helix-turn-helix domain-containing protein, which encodes MEGLKIAEINNDYLENITTQPVQFRVAETRSNNCSLSAYNRRDFYKITLILNGNSQLLYANRGIEINKPALVFTNPLVPYSWDGDFDQSSGYFCVFTNEFLQAGNRMESLEESNLFKAGGDPVYLLDEAQTNYLKSIFIRMQQELDSEYVYKYELIRNHLNLLIHEAIKMQPAVAYFTPQKAASRIARLFLGLLEKQFPVDSPQYTLALKKASDYADRLAVHVNHLNAAVREVTGRSTTAHINDRVLAEAKSLLSHTDWSVTEIASSLGFDYASYFNNFFKKHTGLTPMALRKTL
- a CDS encoding MarR family winged helix-turn-helix transcriptional regulator, coding for MQPLVELITSWQAYTEQFPDASVEGFCYSYLLNVKKQSQHTDLQLAAQLGKANSIFKTYYKLVLRQMPGIELDWYYFLDIIGTKHELRKTDIVSFTLLLEPTTGIDILNRMLKAGLISERVDPADKRARLIKLTTQGNALLIRLNLLFGQIATLVLSSVYADDKAVISLALSKLVHEQTPMVTAKSGKGIESIEQVIKQLSEKSR
- a CDS encoding YciI family protein; this encodes MKNYIVLFREPDGRLDDHTEEEISVHRKNWTTWLNKWGSAGNLAGGNSLTLEGRLITGDGTVITKGMHQVGEEIVGGFLLLKADDLDQATQIAASCPIYELGGYAEVRELQNQ
- a CDS encoding NAD(P)-dependent alcohol dehydrogenase translates to MIQAKGYAAQTAETDLAPWDFERREVGPHDVQLEILYCGVCHSDLHQIKNDWFPGIFPMVPGHEIVGKVIKVGDHVKKFKVDELAGVGCMVDSCQVCENCKDGLEQYCLEGNVQTYNGRGKDGVPTYGGYSNTIVVREEFVLHISDKLPLAATAPLLCAGITTYSPLRHWKVGKGHKLAVLGLGGLGHMGVKFGVAFGAEVTVLSTSASKEAAAKELGAHHFVVTSDPAQVEAVKGSFDFILDTVSAEHDMNLYLSLLRTNGIHICVGVPSEPYSIHPFALLGGRKSVAGSGIGGIPETQEMLDFCAEHNIVSDIEMIDMKDITASYARMLKGDVRYRFVIDMATL
- a CDS encoding M15 family metallopeptidase — its product is MDTGKSENKKGADPDQTSDSQIDAISKKLDKLLEKDNSGKDAWDKFGIISSFISSVLIAIVGLTYTMVYDRREKESQAQAQKQATELQTLISLSSKLSSKDSSEKKTAREILQAYKNSQSGSKSENKGESIINNYIALAFKADAPEAQRVSATNKIAALATSPNASKTDKEKIINTVTALGKSTKAPKKVQDAANKALFDIITKNNEAMVGLQPEVAQLAKKLIAQAKDAGINTVITSGYRSPALQDSLYKAGLTKLKGAYSSHSKGLAFDLVPYRDGKIVWDDTEDLKKLGEMGVKLGLTWGGNYNFMKDLFHFELAPNTNGASTK
- a CDS encoding helix-turn-helix domain-containing protein, whose protein sequence is MAAKVKHGGGYQMEYRQIPPPDYLKDYIQYFWTLESGDTQIPSRSFRTIAEGAPGLIFQSPEKGAMYQYGKKLPHIFLYGQATRHAEIHFGGAFSTIGICFYPNAIKTIFGYDAEELTDGCTCLDQEAKRDGFLLSEQIADAGTIPEQIELLSSYLFFMLMRNNRHEDKAMQFAITRIIQSKGSIAMKDLQTELQLSERSFERKFKQYVGVSPKLFSRISRFQASLNELRFGRHDKLTDLAYENEYADQSHFIRSFNEFAGCSPLQYQKQSLEAVENFYEKAK